Within Scomber japonicus isolate fScoJap1 chromosome 18, fScoJap1.pri, whole genome shotgun sequence, the genomic segment GCAAACAAACAGCTGTGCTTGGAGCTAAAAACGtcacaagcagcagcagcagaattgTAACATAATTCATAATGAAGCTATACTTGACCTTGTGGCTTGAGTGGAAGAGTCATTTAGCTTTACACTCCCCTGTGCGGGTTTCAACACCTTAACAGTTCGGCCCATTACCTAGAATTTTAACAGTAGGTTGCCCACAAACATCAGGCTGTTCCTCattctcattttttttccagataATTGATGAGTGGTCTCAAGGTGGTCTTCTAATACTGACTGGATGCTCATTTCTCTAGCctttttgtagattttttttattggtgcCTCTGGGTTGTTTTCACAGAGGATTTAGATAATTGTGTGCTAATTTGGGGGTATGACAAAGGCATGGGGCTTAGGGTTGACTAAATGAGGAGCAGGTCTGGGTGGAGTAAATGGTTGGGGAGTTACTGAGGGCCATACATCCACTGGTAATCCAAGCTCCAGTTACTTACAGTAACCATGATGAAGGCACATATATGTAGCTGGAAGATTGGATGCAGTACAACAGTATTTGAACACCCCAAAGATGTTCTTAAAGGCATCTGCAACatgaataattattatataCTTCATAACACATGAGCAAATACATATGAGAAGCTGTTATCCAGTTCAGGCATTGCTCAACATTTACAGCTTGGGGATAAAGTTTATATCCTTTCCCATGATTTTGGGTTTGCCTTCCTTACTGCATGAGATCAGAGTTGTGTTTACTAATCAGCTGAACATAACTGTGGTTAGTGTGCAGATATAGTGTGCACACATTAGCTTATTACTTTATTGGGTGCAACATGATTTAAATATGTAACAGTTGATGTCTGGAAATTGAGTAATTGTCTGCTCACAGCATAGTGTTTTCATTTTACCCTTTTCTGACATCTAGTGGAGACTGGGAGAAGAGATCGAAGGGTAGGGCCAgggtgtacagtatgtgtgtgtgcatgtgttcttgtgagaaagaaagagagcggcagaaagagagaaaatcgaaaatgttctttttgacCTTAAACAGAGAGTACATGGTGGCAGAGTGCCACCATAGTGACCGATAGAAAATTATTGACAATGCACAGACTGAGTGAACACAGCCTGGCCTCCTTGGCTAGTCTTTCTATGTGTTCACTTAGTCATAAAAGAAATATGGAGACAGAATCTCACTTCTTACAATATTGTGAGAAACATAAGGGTTTGAGAGAGGTtttctttgaaaaaataaataatatatatcatGAGTTTATCCATCTCCCCGACCTTCAGAAACTGCCATATCTATGTGGGCAGAAAAGTCAATGTGCAGTAACAGCTATGAAAAATGTTCAGTAAACAAGCTATGCAATACAAGTTTCTGTGCAATTACCCTTTACTATCTGGTATTTGATGTTTGTTGGTATTTGCATAGCGTATCCACATACATCCTTCCCCATTGAGTTAGAGCATTTATTCCAGCAAGGTGTGTAATTTTTCATGTTGTAAATGACCCGCTGCATCCAATGATCTGTATTATCAGTGTAATATATTATTTACTATTTCCCCTGTGGGCTGCTACTGCTTGTaagattacattttatttcatctgGTCATGTGTCTGCTGCATCATTTATAAACTTCCAGAATACAATCTAATCTACTAGGAAATATTTTTGGTGGTAAATGTGTCTGAAGCAAGAGATACTGTCCTGTAACTGAAATGTCACGGGTTTGATCTTCCTACAAATGTGACCAGTAAGATTATTTTTCCCTCACTTTTCAAAACTATGTGACAAGACATATATTGTTGAGTTAAAACACACTAATGTCTTCCGATCAATTAGACACAAAAATCATATAACAatagatacattttattaattcaCAAAAGGCTTATTCAGTGGTTATAAAATAGAGCATAGTCGATATTTAACGTCTAGAAATACACAACCAAACGAAGCACAGAGGAGacaaaaggtgtaaaaaacaaaGTGCACAAACAAAAGACTTAACACTGAAAATTGAGGAAATACTAGATTTACttattggcaaaaaaaaacaaaacaagaaaatgtaattaaattatgaatctgaatatttgAGTTTGTTTGTGGCACCCTGACTTGGTGATAAATTGATTAGTTTGAACAGAGGATATGCGGTAAACAAAGGTTTACATTCATCTAGAGCTTCCTGTGGGAGTTTTGCAAGAAAAGGAGATTTTTGTCAGTAGTAAAGTAAAAGTGCAAACATTtttagagataaaaaaaaaaaaaaagcaagttcGTACCTATGAATACCACTTTTACTGACagtagtataaatataaatacgcTCGGTAaatcagacagaaaaaaaggaacaaggaTCTATATCTCCATGATCGGTTTGAAGCTAAAACTGCCTCACGCTGCATCTTGTGGCCATGTGGGACAACAGTCAAACAattctcatttcctttctttgaaACACAACTTGTGAAAGAGTTTTCAGTTATGGGATATGATGAACATGATCCAGATCCACACTCTTAAAAATCAGAACATGTATTCAACATCAACAATAAATAACAGCATTCTTCAGTGcaaatctgcacacacacacacacacacacacacaaaaaaacagaaaatactaAACTGACAAATAAGACCTTTAAGCGGTCGGTGGAGTTGTTCACAGTACTGACTtgaactcactcactcaaaaTCAGTTTTTCCAAAGAGAACCACTTTAAATATCTCATTTAGTTCAATAAGCGAGTCATGTCGTAATAATTCtagtaaatgtaataaaaagcaTCCACCTGAATTATTAAAAGTGTAATTAGTTGATATCATACCCAATAAATAATGTATCACCTCATCACCATATAACCAGCATTATTACTTAACTGTTGGGTACTGACATCTATTTTACGTAATGTTGAGGAGGATGAACAGAATTGAGAATGtgtgtaaacaaaacaaagcaaaaggtTTTCCATTTCCTGGCTAACACAGATCAGTTGAATCTTCTCACCTggctttcctctcttcttttatctTGTTTCCTTCATTCGACCCCATTCATAAAACATCTTAAATGAGGTCCTTAAAAGCGCACGAGAACAAGGGGAAAACAATTCTTTGCAAACATTGGCTTCTCTTTTGCTcattattaagaaaaaaaagacaaaggtGTCAAAGCCCTGCACATCATTTGATATCCCTAAACAGGGGccggggaaaaaaaaaaaaaaaagagataacaCGACCGTACAAAACCAGAACTCAGTATGCTTCAAAGCAAACCGCTGACCTCTGGTAATGTTTCAGATAGATTTAACAGAGCTAATTTGTGCATTAGTTACAgttatttcaattcaattccaATCTCTATACCAAGGGCagttaaaagtttacatgtggCTTTTTGGTTTTGACCCAGGCCTGTAGTATGTTGTGATGTCATGGCGAACATTTTGGCATCAAAGAATGACGGTGATCTCTTGACCTTTGATGGTGTCCTTTGTGGGCTGCATAGCTGGTGGTCAACAGCTTACGAGGCATCAGGTGAACATGtcatagtttgtgtgtgtgcgtgcgtgtgtgcgtgtgtgtgtgtgtgtgtgtgtgtgtgtgtgtgtgtgtgtgtgtgtgtgtgcgtctgtgtacTATGTCTGAGCAAGCTGAAGCTCCTCCAGCCCGTGTTTGCCCAGGTGATATCTAGCCAAGTCTTTTCTGGTCACCAGTCCGACAACCTGAAAGGgttcacaaacagaaaaatgtgatgTCAGAACAAttatcagtaaaaaaaatacatacaggaaaaaaacaaaaaacaaacccttACCCTGTTCTCATCGTCCACTACCACCAGGTGCCTGAGTCCCAGAGCTCTGAATAGCTTAAACACACGAGGAAGAGATGTTTCCTGCAAAGAAATgaaattcactcattcacagaAAACTTTATCACAAATAAGTCCGATATGGTAAAGTTAGTCCATTGTGTGTGTAGTACCATTGGTACAGTGTACGGTGTTGCGTTCATGAACTCTGTGAGGTCCATCATACACTCCCTTTCATCTTGGGAGACGTGGATGCTCTGGATTGGGGGGAAGCGGGGGTATGCGTCCCTGAAGTCCTTCAGCTGGAGCTTTCTCTGGGTCAGCCGGGACCGGGCTAATTCCACAAACACCTgcaaagagagagcgagagctaAAAGTGACTGAGTCCACTTCCACCAAGGTGATGATATTTTGTGCCACTTGTCtgtaagaacacacacaaacagcatctTCTTACCTTGTGCTTGAGAAGCACAATGAGCTGGGAGCGAAGGATGAGGCCGCAGAGCTTCGCTGGCTGAATGGgggaagaaaaatagaaaggagGATGTGATTACCAGTCGCCCTGGAATTTTTGTGATTATGTGTCCTATGTTATAGTAAAGAATGACTTTACACAACTTCTAAACTATGGGAAGTTGACCATTCAACTGTGGGCACAATATGATGTGGAAGTGGGCAACAGCAGCGGTCATAACTTCCTCAAACATGTCTGTGAAgtattttggcctttttttgaTGTGGTAGATGAAGTTAGCCTCTGTTTCAATTTCTATCACAATAAATGTTGATCGTCAGCAAAAAAATGTCTTGAGACTGACACCAAAATCAAATTTACTGCTGATATGCTAGACTTACATTACTGACTTCCTGTAAATTACATTGTGCATTTTTCTAGAAAACATCACCCCATGTTGTCGCGAGTGTATAGTGTATATCATATATGCTATTAttgaatattaatatattgaaaAGCAGTATTGAGTATATTTACATTGAGGATACATTTCTTCATTCAATTTACTTCACTGCTATGCTTATATGACCTAAATTCAAGTGAAATCAAGACAATAACCCAAGCCGTGCTACAGTACCTCATCACTACCAGCAACCTGCATGACGACGGGGAAGCCGTTGTGATTGGTGGAGGTGTTGCTGAGGACGTCCACAATGGTTCCCACCTTCTCTATCCTGTTCAAACAGGTGACTGGTGAACTCATCACTTCTCTAGAAGGTGACacagggaaagaaagaggaagggaatgTCAGGATAAAACACTGTTTACATACAGTGAACATTAAACCACATCTCCTcatgtttttgaatgttttaaatagaATTTCAGTTTCATCAAATCAGCCGTTAACAAAACAAAGAGGACCTCACCTGGCAGTCAGCCAGTGAGAGGTGGCAGGAGCCTCCCAGTGCAGGAAGGGTACACTCTGCAGCTTAATGTGGATGTCATACAGACCCTGAAACAAGAAGAGACAGGTTACAGACTGCTGTGTCCCAATTCCATACACAATACTAACTGCatagagtatatatatatgattgtGGAATACTGTTTTTACAATTAGAGTAGAAATTACAAATtcacacattttactgtttCATAATCAGTCTAACAGGAAATGATACAACATTTGCTCATCAGACATTAATCAAACCGCAACTTTGAAATCTCACTACTAATTAAaccaaaaagccccaaaaaagaTTTAATAGCAACCCCCTTTCCCCCCCTAAGAACTGGAGCAGTTTTATTAGCACCTGTaatttatttcaatattttctgCAGCAGTAAGCAGCAGCTTTGTGCATTGTTTTGAGGGACAATAATGTACAACAACAGCACACTCAAGCTAATTTCAAGAGTGAGCACAATACATACTCAAAACCCGGTAAGGATTGCTGTGGTAATATGGATTTGCTTCAAAGCTACTGTGTCATTGTGAGTGTGCCCCAATAGCCTTGCTTGTTCCCTGCTTCTTCACTCACCTCTACGAAGTAATCTCCAACGATCTTAGCAGTCATCAGGACGAGCATGATGGGAAGACCATATGTGACGTTTCCTGTGGCCTCCACCATGATGACAGTCAAACTGAGAGTCATCCTCACGATGCCACCTGTAGAGACCAGGCCATTACTATACTTCTATATTGTTTGTATATGTGACATTATAAATGTTATCAAATGTTTACCTGAGTATTTAATATGATagatgtaaaaatatataaataacttCTGTGTATTGATCGGCCATAATCATATGGTCCTTTTCTTGCTCCTTAATATGGTGAAGGTTAGGGGTTGGGGTGACTCACCTAACTGAGCTGCAGCTCCAATCAAGGCATATTTTCCAGGGTCAGCCCAGATctaacagaacacacacagaaagtcaAAACATGTTTAGTTCAAGAAGAAATCAACGACTCACCAAATTAACCACTTCAgatatgttttacttttacttttacttgtgtACTTTTCTAAGCAACCAAATTCACAGATATCATTTATGGTATCACTTCCTcactattatatatttaaaatagttCAAAGACAGatttattacattcatttctcAAAGAACATAAAAAGACAAGCAAAGGTTGGTTTACTACAGACTACATTCAAATCTATACATTTTTATACCAATGATATTCTAAATAATGTGATAGTGTCAATATAGTTTGGGAGCTTTTTGTATTActtgattttgatttgattttatgaAATCTTTCTATTTCAATTCATGTTTCCAGGCAGGGTAGTAGAGGAAACTCATGCTGAGTCATGTTGAACACTAGAGAGAATTGCCTTTCAAGATTTCCATTTTGTGTATCAGCGTAAAGGCGTGCATATTGATTATGTGGAGTTTACTGTGGTGAGATCTTAGTTTGCAACAGTCAGCCTTTCAAAGGGCAACATTCAGCCATAAAAGAGTGACTGACACTAAGCAGTTTAAACAGTGAACTGAGCTCAACATTGATCCAAAGTATaaagtgaagaaagaaacaTGCGATACGTAAGAAGAGAGGTTTAACAGTCAGTGAGAACGTTAACATATTGTGTTGCATTTTTGTAGCATTTTATCCCTGATGAGTAATTTTGAGAAACTGCAGATTGTTTTTACAGCATAAGACAGCAACAGGGTGCCCTTGAGATGAAAGGATAGTGAGGTTGGAGGCTAATGGAAAAACTAATATTTGTAACATATTCCTCCTTTCTGCCTTGCCTTCTGTAAACccataaagaaaaacatatgcACACAGCGCAAAATCACTAAGAGTAGTAACTAAGAGATCAGACTTAATCAAATATTGTTAGTGCAACAGGAAAATGTGGTCTTCAGTTTGAGAAATATAGCCTtaagttttacttttaatttgacAATAATACACTGACTGGCAAATTCTGATGATTTAAAATTAGATTCAACTATAATTTGACCTATTTTAAATATAGTAGCTGAAATACTAAGTGTGTCTTGCCCTCATACATAAAGAGTGTATCTACACACACTAACCGAAccagtggaagtgatggaggccagCAGTATTCCACACAGTCTCCCCCAGGCTGCTCCTATCAGCAGAGACGGGATGAAGACTCCAGCAGACACGGCCAGACCGTATGTCCAACAAGCCAGGAAGAAATAAGTCAGAGTGAACAAGCCCAGGGTCAAAGGATTGTAGGTTCCTGTGAGACAGAATGTTTACTTTATTCATTACATTCATGCTTCCCTCCACATGTAAccatataaaaaaatgaataagttTGTACAGTATTAGTCATGTAACCATATGTATTATTCCACAAAGCTTGTTCACAGATTTACCTGGCTGGTTGTGGAACAGACTACGGACGCTCCTCTCAGGAGTGTTGAAGAAGGCCGTTGCCATGGAGTTATACTCCCCATCTGCACAGAAcaactagagagagagagacagagaaatgatGAGAATGACAcagcaagagaaagagacacaaagagCTTTTCTCCAACTGTGTTCTTGTGTCCTTGGTGAAGCTTTCATGTGCCATCAAGCAGCTGAAAGAGAAGTCTGAAAGCTGGAGCATGAGGACCAAGAAGTGTTGTTAACCAAGAATGCATGTGTTATTTGTCTTGATGGATCAGTGGTGTAAAGGATCATGAAATGTGAACATGATGGCCTTTTTGATGTCTCTCCCAATGTttcctgttcctctttaatTTGTCTGTCAGTCAATGTgtagtatttattattaaaatctaGTATTTCCTCACTCATTACAACAAATTGTTCAGTTTTACCTTATTCTTCATAGCTCCTTTAGTAATGTGGTCTTTGTGATATCAGTGCTGGTAAAGCTTATTAATCTGTAACTGtatgatgtttaaaatgtcttatctGAAGCTGCATGTGTAAGTCTTAACGTGATGAATCATGCAAGtatttcacaatattttttttaatgtatgctTGTCTACAAAACAAGGAAGTTGTAAACTCTGCCCTTTCATAATCACAGGAATAAAGAAAAGATGGCATGACAATGTTTTCAGACTGCTGACACACGCCGGAGATGCTGGTGTACCTGCAGTGGATACTCCTCAGTGTGGTCCGGCCCCAGAGGCTGACAGTCATTGGAGAAGTAGATCATGGTGAACGACACTGTCGCTGTCACCGCAGCAACCAACATGGCCTCCATTACTTGCAAACAAGGGCGATGGACGTAcctgatgaacacacacacacacacacacacacccacacacacataaaccacATGGCACTAAAGTTAAAATTTTTCTAATCCTAcacatgatgattttttttttggggggggggggtctataATCCAATTATTGCAATGAAATGTGAACTTTTGCATTACACTCACATACTGTATCAGATAACAAGAGTCAGGACAGCTAACACAGACAATAAACATAATGATCTGTATGTATTCATATTAATGCTATTCACAAAGTTAACAAGACTGTTTTACAAGCAAATCCGTGTTTAACAGTCTGGGTCACTACTCAATGTACCTTATCATGCCATTAACCCTAAAGCTTTAGGTTTTATGTCTGGTGGCTTCATTTTTCCACAATCATAACATAAAAAGAAGAACGCACACTCATGAACAACCCTTACATATGCATTTTGACTGATATTTTTCAGTGTCAGACATTTTCccaaactgtgtgttttttcatattaaagTACACCCAATAATTCATTTCTATTATCCTTTATTCATCATGTATGAAATAACACCATTTGTGTGGCTATGGTGGTTCAACAATAAGGCATGCCTGATTGCCTGGAGCAAGTAAAATGCCACGTCGGGCTAGTAAATCTAGCAGCTCACTTGCCCAATTGGGTAAGTggttgaaaagaaaagaaaagtaaatataataaaataaaaaatgtttcagtctttattttttccaatcTTTGCTGTATCATAAATTCTGTTCTTATTTTCTGGCACACAGCATAGTCCCCCACTGGTATGTGCCTTTGGCCAATCGGGAATTGCGTAGGCTAACAGCGTGATGTGTAAAACAAACATCTCTCAGGATTATTTGAGTATTGTCAGATAGAGGAATCAATGGAGCAGGTAATTTTTCACTGCCATAAATACTCTTGAGAACATGAAACAGTAAAGAGGGAAATCATGAAGCCTGGAGTGGAAGAAATttgtctaaaaatgtatttgccaTCAGTTTAGTGAAGCTATTCCATTATTTGAAAGAAACTGGGCTCATCAGAGGAATTTAGAGTTCTGTTAAATATAGGGGATAGTCATATCATGTTTGATATGCAAGGATGTTTGTAGCTTCACATCTATGACAATGTTTCCTCATTCTGTTTCATTTccttaaaatattaaacatcagTCTTTTTTGCTATTATTTGCCATTTGTAAATTATAAACTATTTGTATAGAGGCAAATAAAAATTGACTTTGGGCAAATAGATTTAAGACCCAATTGCCAAACCAGacaaatggggaaaaaaaacattcatgttGAACCGTGACTGTGGTTATTTCCATATAATATTACAAGCATTGcattatgaaatatttattctATTGGAGCACCAGATAAGGAAGTAAGAATTCCTGTGTCTTAGCAGAAGTCTCCTCCCCAGTGATCTTTCCTGTCATTACATGGTGAGTGCATTTGAAAATGTCCTCATCTTACACCCCACCCTGTTTTTGACAGGTATCAGCAAAGCTGTCATGCTACCATGTGTTGTTTCTGTTGGCATACTAAACGTACAAAGCCATTAATCATGCTACATGACACTGTTGAATTTTTGGCTGAGCCTATGTCTATTTCTTATGTACTTGTAGGCTTTATTCCCTTTCTAAAAACCTTACCTGATCCTGAAGATGGTCAGCCAGTAGTTGAGAACATTGAACAGAGCTCCCAGCAATCCACCTGCagattaagaaaataaacacacatgagCTGTCATGTAATGATTTTAAAACTTGAAAAACATGTTGTCTGTTTAACAATACAACTGTGAAGAAACAGAATTGAACATATTGTTTTTGAAATcctgaaaaaaataatactatTAATATGGCCTTTACACAAGAATACTAGAGACAAATAAGACAGATGTGTTTACCTATCGCTCCCATAGCGATGAACAAGGGAATCTCATAGAGGTTATAGGTCACACTCTAAGAGAGGAAGAAATTAGTTTGTTTTACATTCACCAACAAATAACATATAGCTGGAAAAAAATCACTATACACAGTATTTATGTAAGGTATTAAAGTTAGTATAAAGTTTCTTACATCAGTCTCAAAGCGTCCAAAATTGATGAGACCTGGGTTGGAAAGGTCACCTGGATTGTTGTGATAGATACTGAGGAAGAAGTTCAGAGTGAAGGTAGAGATCATGGAAGCAAAGAActggaaacagaaaagaaaagagaaagaaagggataaTTTGTGATGAGTGAATAGGAAGAAGCAAAAAACATTTGCTTTCCTCCTTCCACTTCAATCTCCAATATTTCATCCAATATCATTAATCACAGGTTAACAATAAGGATAAACACAGGACTTACTATCCTCCATGTCAACATCTGGTTCCAGAAAGAAGCTCCTTCCTCTAGAGAGAACAGAACACCGCCTGTtcaacaaagacacaaaatcacacagtcagaaaacaaacacaataaaagggAGTCATTAGTGTTCAGTAAAAGCTCAACATGGGTTCACATGAGTTAAGTGCGACCACATCTTTTCATATGATGGAAACACCAATTGTGAAGTGTTTCCACATTAATGGTGAGCATATCTGCGGGAAAATAGcctttatatatatacaaaaaaaggaaactcagtcaggttttttttttctagagcAGTATCAAATTAGgagttattttacattttcacataatGCTATCACTGTCATCATCACTCATCACAGTGAACCTGCTGAGTGACAGTTTACAGTCTTTACTTGTTTACTAAACACTGTTTGTGGCTCAAAGCTTTCCCTTTTTGGGTTGGGCATGGAGCTATCTGTTGTACTACTAGTTTTATAGCAGCGATACTGCACATGTTTATACTGTTCTTCGGTGaggttgcattttttttttaccgacTGGTGCTCCAAAAGCAGCTGAAACTCcggcagcagctccagcagaaACAAAGtctcttttttctgtgtctctccGGAAGTATTCAaagatctacacacacacacacacatttattgttACAAGTCATTCTTACTCATAAGCACACTGATAATAATAGACATTTAAATCATATGAATAGCACACAGTCATGCTTGCCCAATGAACtttaataattacaaaaaaacaaatgcagaatTCCGCAAATTGTGTAAAGCATCTTTAGTAAAACAAGAGTCACAGGTTTGTCACTgcaattaaaaaggaaatatatgtTCGTAAAACAACATCAAGTTTCACACTGCATAGGAACTCACTGAACGCACTGACCTTGAAGTCTCTCTTTAAAGAAGTGCTCCTGCCTTGGGAGACTCCCGCAGCTACAACTGCACCAGAGTGAATCATGGGACCTTCCTGAGGAATTGTGGGTGAACAAGAGGACAAATATGACAGAGAATTCTTGGCATGTCTTATGATGGCAACAACTTTCAATCCTGTTTATGCGTGTTGTCAATCCTACTTCCCTGGAGTGCAAATGATATTGTGAAACATGTTATTAAAGTTTATGCTTAATAATGCAGTGGCTGAAGAAAGTGAAGTGTGTTTGTACTCTCATGATAAACATCTAGCCTCGCTCATGCACAGGAACAGTGAGGAGATCTCTGATCTGAATGATAGTTGATCTAAGCTGTGGGTATTATATTTTCACTGATGAACGCTTTGAGGGTTTATAATGCATACCTTTCCGACAGCAAGACCGCCAACCACTGAACAGATAACACCGAACACTTTCACCACCAGTGTCTGAGGaggataaacacacaaaatgtaaagACAGTTCACTACTGCTCAAAAACAGGAATTTAAATGTTTCCGttgatgcatttgtgtgtgtgtgtgtgtgtgtgtgtgtgtgtgtaccttgagTCGCACCACCCGGGGAATCTTGACTCCATTCAGGTAACACTTGATCTGAGGGATACCGCT encodes:
- the clcn7 gene encoding H(+)/Cl(-) exchange transporter 7, producing the protein MANITKKVSWSSRADESGAAGEGTPLLNGSEQPKLSRQLSGGGSIFQIGRLSTVDLEEEITSEEDSLRGRPKEIPHNEKLLSLKFESLDYDNIENQLFLEEERRMSYMGFRCLEISRWVVCGLIGFLTGLIACMIDIVVEELAGIKYQVVKENIEKFTEVGGLSISLILWAVLNSVFVMMGAIIVAFFEPIAAGSGIPQIKCYLNGVKIPRVVRLKTLVVKVFGVICSVVGGLAVGKEGPMIHSGAVVAAGVSQGRSTSLKRDFKIFEYFRRDTEKRDFVSAGAAAGVSAAFGAPVGGVLFSLEEGASFWNQMLTWRIFFASMISTFTLNFFLSIYHNNPGDLSNPGLINFGRFETDSVTYNLYEIPLFIAMGAIGGLLGALFNVLNYWLTIFRIRYVHRPCLQVMEAMLVAAVTATVSFTMIYFSNDCQPLGPDHTEEYPLQLFCADGEYNSMATAFFNTPERSVRSLFHNQPGTYNPLTLGLFTLTYFFLACWTYGLAVSAGVFIPSLLIGAAWGRLCGILLASITSTGSIWADPGKYALIGAAAQLGGIVRMTLSLTVIMVEATGNVTYGLPIMLVLMTAKIVGDYFVEGLYDIHIKLQSVPFLHWEAPATSHWLTAREVMSSPVTCLNRIEKVGTIVDVLSNTSTNHNGFPVVMQVAGSDEPAKLCGLILRSQLIVLLKHKVFVELARSRLTQRKLQLKDFRDAYPRFPPIQSIHVSQDERECMMDLTEFMNATPYTVPMETSLPRVFKLFRALGLRHLVVVDDENRVVGLVTRKDLARYHLGKHGLEELQLAQT